TGCTTGAGCAGCTCCACACAAAAGCTGGACGCGGGGCCGTCCCGTTCCCTGAGCATGGCAGGCTGCCAGCATGGCGGTGATTTCAGGTCTGGGAGTGCGAGGTATTTTGGAGAGCGCCAGAGAAACCCTTTCCTTCtgaagcagagggagagaggcGGTGGGGGCCTCTCCTCGATGAAGGAGAGGCGCTGAGCACCAGCCGATGGCCACTACAGGATTTGGGCACggggaggctgggagctgaTCCAGGAGCTCCTCAGCTCCAGGACAAGGAGTGCCTACCGCCAGCCTCCCAGGTCTCCCCAGGGAACCCCAAACGGCACCGTGGCCTGTCTGGAGCTGAGGGGGACCAGGAAACACATGGGCTCCCCAAAACACTCGAGCCCCAGCGATCCTGAGCTTTATCTGCACTGAAGGAGAGGGATGTGAGTGATGGATCCAGGGATGTCAGAGGGGGCTTTGGCCACCCACCACACTGCCGACAAGGGCCAGTGCATGTCCAAGAAATGGCAAGAGCTGCCTTCACTGTGTGGCTGCGGGCCAGCAGGAGGGCCAGGGCAGCCTAGTCGTCATCCTCCCCGCCGCCGTAGAGCTCCGCCAGCTTCTTGAAGCGGTTGCCCCATTCGTTGAGGTAGTCGTAGTCCTGGTCCTGGTCAGAGTCGGAGGAGTTGAGGGAGCTGAGCGAGACGGCCTCCGAACCGCTGCCTTCGTAGTCGAACACCAGCAGGGAGTCGTAGGGGGGGGCCGTGGGGTCTGTGTCAGCCGCCTTCAGGTTCtgggggggcagaggaggagctCAGTGCCCAGCCTCTGGCCAGGGGCTCCGCTGTCCCCTGCCAGCGGGCACTGTGTTTGCCCCAGCCACAATCCCGCAGGATGGGAATGCGTGCGGCCCAGCGGTGCCAGCACAGACGGAGGGAGCTGTGGCAACGTGCATCGCACCCCTGCCCCAGGGCAACGCATGGGGCTGGGCTCACCTCGTCGATGAAGTTTCCGATCTCATCGGGGTtggcgggccggggccggtaCTGGGGGGCTGCCATCAGCGGGGGGGCCACATCGTTGCGGATCACCTCGGGGCGGGCATCCAGGCCGCGGTGCAGCTGGCTCAGGTCATAGTCCTGTGTGGGGATGGAGACAGAGGGCATGAAGAGACAGCAAGACTATACTCAAGGGATGGCCTCAGACAGTGCTGGAAGGACCAGGGGCCTGCAGGGGACTGGATAACCCCCAAGGGAGGATGTGGGGACGAGCAGGTCCATGGGAACCTTGCACACCCCAACTGTCCACTGTGGCTATGGCGGTGCCCTGGGGAGCCATGCTACCACGCACTGTGGGGAACCCCATGGGCAGGACTGTGGCCCAGCACCCCTGTCCCACCTGGTCCTCCTCGCCGCCACCCTCCTCGTCGTAGTGGTAGACATTGTCCCGCATGTCGTCCTCGGGCGGCAGCAGTGGCTCCTTcaccaccttcctcctcctcacaaagagcagcagcagcagcagcaggactgcgAGCAGAGGGCATGGCGTCAGCACCACTGGGTGAAAGCggccccatccctgtccccaccacACAGTACTCACTCAGCAGCGCCAGGATGCCCCCCAGGATGCCCAGAATTGCAGGGACACCCAGGCCGCTGGCGATGAATGCTCTCCGCTCACAGTTTTTGGCTGCCCCTTCGCACTCGCACACCTGGGCTTTGACTTGTGTCACCTGCGCCTTGCCCTGGCTGTCCGTCAGCCTCAGGAAGATGCTGTACTcccccggctccagctccttaTGCAGTTTCAGGACCAGCGAGTCTTGTGCGGGAGAGAGAGGGCTTGGGGTCAAGGTGGGTCCCAGCTCCCACATTTGGGGACACCCTCAGCACCCGCAGGGCTTTGCCACGTGGCAGTACCCCATCACGGGGACCGGTAGGAGCTCCGGTGCCAGTGGCATTCAGGGTGGCTCAGAGAGATCCGGCTAGGATGTGGCCCTTGCTCACTGTCCCCCCACTGCCCTGCGCCACAGGCGGGTGGCTGGGACGGACCCCACGGCACCTACCTTGGCCGGACACCTTGACGGTCCAGTTGGTGCTGGAGCCGTGCTCCAGCGCTGCCTCGAAGGGGTACGTGTTTGGGGGCAGGTCCTTGTCGACGATGGTCAGCGTCTGCTCCTCAGGCTGCCGGCTGCAGATGTCGAAGATCCGGGGCTCCGGCGTGGGCCCGTTGTCGTTCACATCCtggaggtgcagcagcagcgtCCCCGTGCCAGTTGCGTCCGGCacccctgcagagctggctgttAGCGAGGTGCCTGGAACCCGGCCCCGTGCCCTGCGCGGCCACCgcgcggccccgcagcccccggctccCTGCAGCGCGGCGCGTCCTCACCGTTGTCCACGGCGAGGACGATGGCCTTGTAGGTGCTGTTGATGGCGTGCACCGACTCCCGGTCCAGCGGCTGGACGGCCGTGACGATGCCGTTCTCGGGGTGGATGGCCAGCCACCCCGCGGGGTCGCTGCCCATGCGGTACCTGGGCAAGCGAGGGTCAGCAGGGGGGCTCCATGCCCACCCTGGCCCGTGCGGCCAGGTGGGAAGGGGCACGCAGCCCTCGCGCCCCCACCGCCACCCCCACTCACGTGATTTTGTTCCTCTGATCCTTGTCGGGGTCCTGGGCTGTGTAGGATGTGACCTCGTGCCCCACCGGCAGGTCCTCCGACACCTCCACCCTCTTGACAGGGGGCACGAAGACGGGGGGCTCGTTCACATCCCTGACGAGCACCAGGACGCTGGCCGAGGAGAGCCCGAGGGACACGGAGAGGGGGACTTTGTTCTCCACCGTCACCACGAGGTCGTAGCGGCTCCTGGTCTCGTAGTCCAGGCCCTGGAGGTCGGCAGAGAAGAGCTGGGCTGGAACCAGCGCTGGCGGGGACGCGGCCtgcacggggcagccccgcagcgccACGACCCACCTTGGCGGTTCTCAGGATGCCGTCGTTGGTGTTGGGGTCGGTGGTGATGCTGAAGGCGCCGTCCTGGTCTCCGCTCTTGATGCGGTAGACGGCTTGCCAGGCCGGGGAGCCCGGCATGTCCTGGTCCGTCACGTGCAGCCtggccacctccagccccacctCGTTCTCGTCCACCGTCCCCTCGTACTGTGAGAGGGGGCACAGGGGCGGTCACCTCATGTGGGGGCCGGGGGAGTGGGGAAGCGACTTGCGGGAGCCGGCTTGGGTGGGGGAGACGGGTACCATGTTGGGGTCGAAGACGGGAATGTTGTCGTTGGCATCCGTGACCTCGATGACGGCCGTGGCGGTGGTGGACAGCCCCTTGCCCTCCTGGTCCGTGGCCTGGACGATCAGCGTGTAGTTGGGGGTGGTCTGCAAGCAGAGAGCACCGCGGTCAGAggcgccccgctccccgcagccgGTCCCTCCGTGGGGCGCGGGTGCCGGGACGCGGCGCCCTCCAGGCGCCCACCTCCCGGTCCAGCCCCGTGCCGAGGACGCTGATGACGCCCTTCTGGGGGTCGATGGTGAACATCTGGTGGTGCGGGCGCGGCGGCTCCTGGCTGACGATGGAGTAGCTGATGATGCCGTTGTCCACGTTCACCGCGTCGTCCGCGTCCGTGGCGTTCACTGTCATCACGGAGGTGCCTGGCGCGGGGACGAGCCGGGGAAATGTCACTCACGGGACGAGCCCCGCGGGTGCTGCCGTCAGCCCGgcgcagctccggcccagggctCTGcggcccccctgcccccagccccacgcaccCGGCTTCGCGTTCTCCTCGATGTAGCCGACGAAGACCTGCTTGGTGAAGACGGGCTTGTTGTCGTTCTGGTCTGTCACCGTGATGATGATCTCCATCGGGTCCTCCACGGGCTGCCCGTTGGCCGACACTGCATGGGAGAAGAGCTGCGAGGGCACCGTCAGTGGCACGGCCCCCTTGGGACCCCCCAGgtctccccccaccccggcccccCACTCACGACGTATTTCCCGATCTCCTCGCGGTCCAGCGGCTGCGTCACCTCCAGCCACCCCGTCTCACGCTCGATGGTGAAGACGCCCACGGGGGGGCTGTCCGCCCCCTGCCCCGTGATGCTGTAGAAAACCTTGGTCTCCTTGTCCTTGTTGGATTTGATCTGGCGGCGAGGCGGGGGGCTGTTAGAGGGGGCCTGGCACTCCGCGtcccccccggggctgctcaGCCCGGCCACAGGGCACGGCGCTGGCTCAGCCCTCGTCCCCGCACCGTGGGGCTGCGTACCTGCACCAGCTTCATGGGGAAGGGCCCCCGGTGGTTCTCGAGGCAGCTGATGGGGGGGATGACCCAGTCCCTCTTCTGCCTTCGGAGGCCGGGGCCGGACTCAGGGAAAGTGAGCATGTAGGGCACCCCGTCCTGCAGGAACAGCAATTTGTCCTGGTGCCCACCGGAGCGCAAGGCAGCCAGAGGCACCCACTGCCCACCCCACGGAGGGGCTGTGGTGACCACAGGCACGGGGACAACACTTCACCTGGTAGGTGTGGCGGTGATGTTGCCGCCACCTGCGCTTTTCCACTGTCACCCAGGCCGAGTGCCTCTTGCCCGTGGCATCCAGGGCAGAGACGCTGAAGTGGATCTTCTGCCCGCGGAGCTGCAGCGGCTGTTTCGTCTGGATGATGCCATCCTCGTCCACCTCGAAGCGCGTGTCGTCTGGGACGTACACGGCCTGCGACCGCCCGCCGCAGCCTGAGAACCTcactggggacagggagagcGGGTGGGCCGGGTGGCACCGTGCCTGGCACACCCCACGCGCGGCACATCCCTGCCACGGGGCACATCCCCCCGCGTGGTGTGTCCCTGCAGCACAACGTCCCCATGGCACACCCCTGCACGTGGCGCATTATCGCGGCTGTGCCAGCGGGCAGAGGGTGCTGCTGCGCCGGgtgcttttcaaataaaaacaaggcCGGTGTGTCCAGCTCACCTGCGCTGGCACCCAGCCACCCCAGTAACCGCCAGGGCTGGATCCCAGGGGCTGCCAGCGCAGGGTCCTGCACTGCAGGCAGGGGGGTGACAGTGCACCGGTGCTTGGGGACCCGTGGGGGTCACTGAGCCTCCTGCACGGCCAGGGACCAGGGCTACGCATCTGCAGCAGGCTTGTGACCCGCTGCAGGACAAGGGCATCAACCTGCGTGATGGGGAAGGTGCCACCCTTGGTGCACCCAGGGGTGCGGGATAGCAGGGGCTCCTTGGGGACAGACCAGGGAGATGGCATCCTGGTGTCACCAGCCTGGCACACTGCTGGGGCCATGGTACGAGCCCTCACGCTGGCCACACTGGTCTGGCACTGGTCACGGCTGGGACTGGCGTGCTGGAGACAAGGACAGCCCGAGGAGGGGGACAGCGCGCAGCACGGCGGCGATCAGCAGGCATCACATGAGCGGGGCCGCGCAGCCGGGAGCTCCCTGAACAAACGCTCCTTTGTCTGGGGGATGTTTTGTttgagccagcagcacccaggctgGGTT
This genomic stretch from Cygnus olor isolate bCygOlo1 chromosome 12, bCygOlo1.pri.v2, whole genome shotgun sequence harbors:
- the CDH1 gene encoding cadherin-1 is translated as MGRQRSSLAPLCFPLLLLLQVGGRRCDEAAPCQPGFAAETFTFTVPRDSVAAGGVLGRVRFSGCGGRSQAVYVPDDTRFEVDEDGIIQTKQPLQLRGQKIHFSVSALDATGKRHSAWVTVEKRRWRQHHRHTYQDGVPYMLTFPESGPGLRRQKRDWVIPPISCLENHRGPFPMKLVQIKSNKDKETKVFYSITGQGADSPPVGVFTIERETGWLEVTQPLDREEIGKYVLFSHAVSANGQPVEDPMEIIITVTDQNDNKPVFTKQVFVGYIEENAKPGTSVMTVNATDADDAVNVDNGIISYSIVSQEPPRPHHQMFTIDPQKGVISVLGTGLDRETTPNYTLIVQATDQEGKGLSTTATAVIEVTDANDNIPVFDPNMYEGTVDENEVGLEVARLHVTDQDMPGSPAWQAVYRIKSGDQDGAFSITTDPNTNDGILRTAKGLDYETRSRYDLVVTVENKVPLSVSLGLSSASVLVLVRDVNEPPVFVPPVKRVEVSEDLPVGHEVTSYTAQDPDKDQRNKITYRMGSDPAGWLAIHPENGIVTAVQPLDRESVHAINSTYKAIVLAVDNGVPDATGTGTLLLHLQDVNDNGPTPEPRIFDICSRQPEEQTLTIVDKDLPPNTYPFEAALEHGSSTNWTVKVSGQDSLVLKLHKELEPGEYSIFLRLTDSQGKAQVTQVKAQVCECEGAAKNCERRAFIASGLGVPAILGILGGILALLILLLLLLLFVRRRKVVKEPLLPPEDDMRDNVYHYDEEGGGEEDQDYDLSQLHRGLDARPEVIRNDVAPPLMAAPQYRPRPANPDEIGNFIDENLKAADTDPTAPPYDSLLVFDYEGSGSEAVSLSSLNSSDSDQDQDYDYLNEWGNRFKKLAELYGGGEDDD